The Temnothorax longispinosus isolate EJ_2023e chromosome 12, Tlon_JGU_v1, whole genome shotgun sequence genome includes a window with the following:
- the LOC139822672 gene encoding coiled-coil domain-containing protein 25 isoform X2, which produces MVYYFTSEVVQPSITLFMGIDKHENEDLIKWGWPEDGQMIDDIPSTVLEDAAQLVKANSIEGNKMNDIDVVYTMWSNLKKTQGMEVGQVGFHKDKDVRKIHVAKRVNTIVNRLNKTKRSEQVNFCAEREQRDRNEREDKKKLLREQKEKEKAEEKRRQEEAEIRSYNSLFNTSNMTSNTETSGYDSDDFM; this is translated from the exons ATGGTTTACTATTTCACGAGTGAAG TTGTGCAACCATCCATCACATTGTTTATGGGGATTGACAAACACGAAA ATGAGGATCTTATCAAGTGGGGCTGGCCGGAAGAT gGTCAGATGATAGACGATATTCCCAGTACTGTATTAGAAGATGCCGCACAATTGGTAAAAGCAAACAGCATTGAAGGGAACAAAATGAATGACATTGATGTCGTATACACAATGTGGTCGAATTTGAAAAAGACGCAAGGTATGGAGGTTGGTCAGGTTGGCTTTCACAAGGACAAAGACGTTCGTAAGATTCATGTTGCTAAACGAGTGAACACTATCGTGAATCGCCTTAATAAGACGAAACGTTCGGAGCAAGTAAACTTCTGTGCTGAGAGAGAGCAAAGAGATAGAAACGAACGAGAAGACAAGAAGAAACTCTTGAGGgaacaaaaagagaaagaaaaggcaGAGGAAAAGAGACGTCAGGAAGAAGCAGAGATaag gAGTTACAATTCCCTGTTTAATACATCCAACATGACTTCAAACACGGAAACCAGTGGATATGATTCGGATGATTTTATGTGA
- the Kpc2 gene encoding ubiquitin-associated domain-containing protein 1 has product MIPWVRDQIAEAWHNRKSSRAADKRSLALSSVSTGNPAGNNTMLTPLPTSPENFSINVISIEGNVLDVTVKPNFTVENIKKIAVVHFYGQDTTKPISRYRLVHSSKFKQLADENYVDDEDINEYDELLLVEIRSTTIQENLSDEALKGPNLEAIARATSDLPNLQNAPKPVPSTECPADFQNEIRKILITLVEASAKILMYSPDAEKLYDVIKEKLEARCKPINDPKVVKTLIEMGYPHKKVLKALRLRKSNMTEALEWLIEHQDDSDDEDDDFLSVDTMTDTNIASPSFSMGAKKKSLKDACLELFETGKQDQKEKNLIHIVELLLQSFRQYKKMEFKPNKRAMRSLVEMGFEEKNVIGALKITGNDQANACEWLLGERRRSLQDLDEGLEPDGLIYKAIMANPHIQLSLTKPKMLLAYLSMIETPASANVWINDPEISPVLSQISKTYHTEKHAIHMNRYT; this is encoded by the exons ATGATCCCATGGGTGCGTGATCAAATAGCGGAGGCCTGGCATAATAGAAAGAGTTCAAGGGCAGCTGACAAGCGGTCCTTGGCCCTTTCTTCTGTCAGCACAGGCAATCCTGCAGGCAATAACACCATGCTTACGCCATTACCTACCTCACCTGAAAATTTTTCCATCAACGTCATCAG caTAGAGGGAAATGTGTTGGATGTTACGGTGAAACCAAACTTCACtgtagaaaatattaagaaaatagcAGTGGTACATTTTTACGGTCAAGACACAACCAAACCCATCTCACGCTATCGCTTAGTTCATTCGTCCAAATTTAAACAGCTTGCGGATGAAAATTATGTAGATGATGAGGATATTAATGAATATG atgaattattattagtgGAAATACGATCGACCACCATACAAGAAAATCTTTCAGATGAAGCTCTTAAAGGTCCAAATTTAGAAGCAATAGCTCGAGCTACGAGTGATCTACCTAATCTACAAAATGCACCTAAGCCTGTGCCATCTACAGAATGTCCTGcagat TTCCAGAATGAAATCCGTAAGATTTTAATAACCCTTGTAGAAGCGTCTGCAAAGATCTTAATGTATAGTCCCGAtgctgaaaaattatatgacgtTATTAAGGAGAAACTCGAAGCTAGATGCAAGCCTATTAATGATCCAAAAGTCGTAAAAACTCTTATAGAAATGGGTTACCCTCACAAAAAAGTTCTCAAAGCGTTACGTCTTCGAAA ATCGAATATGACAGAAGCTTTAGAATGGCTCATAGAACATCAAGATGATTCAGATGATGAAGACGATGATTTCTTGTCTGTGGATACAATGACAGATACAAATATTGCAAGTCCTAGTTTCTCAATGGGTGCTAagaaaaaatcattaaaagatGCATGTTTGGAATTATTTGAAACAG GAAAACAggatcaaaaagaaaaaaatctgatACATATCgtagaattattattgcaaagtttccgacaatataaaaaaatggaatttaaaCCTAATAAAAGAGCAATGCGGTCGCTTGTAGAAATGGGCTTTGAAGAGAAGAATGTTATAGGAGCACTAAAAATTACTGGAAACGATCAGGCTAATGCt TGTGAGTGGTTGTTGGGCGAAAGGCGACGTAGCTTACAAGACTTGGATGAGGGTCTTGAACCTGATGGTCTAATTTATAAAGCAATTATGGCTAATCCTCATATTCAGCTTAGTCTTACAAAACCCAAGATGTTACTCG CATATTTATCAATGATAGAAACACCTGCCTCGGCAAACGTATGGATTAACGACCCTGAAATTTCACCTGTGCTTAGCCAAATATCTAAGACATATCACACCGAAAAACATGCCATCCATATGAATCGTTATACCTAG
- the Tgt gene encoding queuine tRNA-ribosyltransferase catalytic subunit isoform X2 — MSRFLYKSYSTTVNVGLGRSPVEMASRKTPLVFEVLAECETTKARTGRMTLVHHYVDTPVFMPGTLKGLLPQQLEQLDCQIILGNTYHLGNRPGADILRKAGGLHKFMNWKRALLTDSGGFQMVSLLELAEITEEGVKFKSPYNESECMLTPEHSIQIQNAIGADIIMQLDDVVKSTLTGQRVEEAMHRTIRWVDRCLSAHERPDEQSIFPIVQGGLDPELRSECARQLIKREVNGYAVGGLSGGESKDDFWRMVHLSTNILPKNKPRYLMGVGFAVDLIVCSALGIDMYDCVFPTRTARFGCALVKTGQLSLRQARYKKDSRPIDESCECSTCKTYTRAYLHQIATVETVSCHLLTVHNIAFQMRLMRDIRHSIKEQRFPKFIQDYMSTVYPNKDYPTWIINALGTVNVTLL, encoded by the exons atgTCCAGATTTTTATACAAGTCGTACTCTACGACGGTGAACGTGGGACTCGGTAGGTCGCCGGTGGAAATGGCGAGTCGGAAAACTCCGTTGGTTTTTGAGGTGCTCGCCGAGTGCGAAACCACGAAAGCCAGGACCGGCAGGATGACGCTTGTTCATCATTACGTGGATACGCCAGTATTTATGCCG GGAACACTAAAAGGATTGTTGCCACAGCAACTGGAGCAATTGGATTGCCAGATAATTCTTGGCAATACCTACCATCTCGGAAACAGACCT GGCGCAGATATTCTGCGTAAAGCTGGAGGTTTACACAAATTTATGAATTGGAAAAGGGCTTTGTTAACGGACTCGGGTGGTTTCCAAATGGTTTCATTATTAGAGCTAGCTGAGATAACAGAAGAAGGTGTCAAGTTTAAATCACCATACAATG AATCTGAATGCATGTTGACACCCGAACATTCCATTCAAATTCAAAATGCAATTGGAGCTGACATAATTATGCAGCTCGATGATGTCGTTAAAAGTACTTTAACCGGACAAAGAGTGGAGGAAGCAATGCAtag AACGATACGTTGGGTGGACCGTTGTTTGTCAGCACATGAAAGACCAGATGAGCAAAGTATATTTCCAATTGTACAGGGTGGTCTCGATCCTGAATTACGATCTGAATGCGCACGCCAATTGATTAAGCGAGAGGTGAACGGGTATGCTGTAGGAGGTTTGAG TGGTGGTGAGAGCAAGGATGATTTTTGGAGAATGGTCCACCTATCAACGAATATCCTTCCGAAGAATAAACCGCGGTACCTCATGGGTGTTGGATTTGCAGTGGATCTAATTGTATGCAGTGCATTAGGTATTGATATGTATGATTGCGTATTCCCGACGAGAACCGCT agGTTTGGTTGCGCGCTGGTAAAAACGGGACAGCTCAGTCTGAGGCAGGCGCGATATAAGAAAGACTCGAGACCGATAGACGAGTCGTGCGAGTGTAGTACTTGCAAGACTTACACACGTGCTTATCTGCATCAAATTGCAACTGTGGAGACGGTATCGTGTCATCTATTAACCGTTCACAATATTGCATTCCAAATGAGACTCATGCGAGACATTAGACACAGTATAAAAGAGCAAAGATTCCCTAAATTCATACAGGACTATATGTCGACAGTTTATCCCAATAAAGATTATCCAACGTGGATAATCAACGCTTTAGGGACTGTCAATGTTACTCTATTATAA
- the LOC139822661 gene encoding uncharacterized protein: MENTLDSIRPSENPREEMSYLFGRDPSILAYSQRPFPSKDTKKNLLSLYEVEEDNFTNENVSEHSESQTLQTIKVYLRLKPFPKKLKLTEEQQEAYKIINSTTLLTKLPILDNNGSSKQSKSNETVKGRKFTFSQTFGPETTQLELFEQTVQQQMIDFLAGQNCTIMTYGTTNSGKSYTLQGTATSPGLIPRALEFVFNNITTRPNPFYKPLHYSDVVNLNALERAQELEAKTKLLTFSSVDKHQYMNTYKEMQKLLQEESIRPSQCYDAHYSVWVSFAEIYNEIVYDLLSNECQKKRIPLKLGADSNGRAFIRGLKTIYVNSAAEAYQIFMAGQYNLKIAATALNAKSSRSHCIFTIILLKYYAENLPDTVEVSTFSFCDLAGSERLKKTLNIGDRLKEAQNINTSLLVLSRCLKSIHEGQLTRTKADTVGPFRESKLTRLFQRALSGKEHLALIVNVNPLPNLYVETQNVLNFAAIAKKIIIERKKRIQKKSKSRFSQIVTQSIQTVTDWDTTELETVDWQPTDSVEENDSEYITSEEYMDLANENERLKKEIALLKNSSLIQDLQSRHEMAEKYIAMINELEMDWKRRINDVETQHETQLEWTVKQVEEFYKGKLNQLHRKRKRRSDCSDDSDEDDDNLNLTIKEVIKENTQLREKNETLKQTLTELKVTNETLIVEKNKASFELGLSKEDLKVAKSLLETAQKDICSTQNGNIYIKEMTSQLLAKEEQIKKLKEILNEAKEEYITITSDLRQKELCIDEQAKITVENEEKIEDLELHLEQANVCLMEKTRIVELLEEKLEHQNEDKILQLQEEIDKLKNEKLALIKYYENKPTSKTSIQNEYEIIIKEELITDEISEDLSMIKENTKGRMENAKVSVDETKEIDSNNLNPTEETLPKQILVDTGCQVDITNNKDHNDTKNKLEKSTQASVTITTLEDTSNKMFLLKEEAIQTDEIADDSAKLQLDSLTTQLHDIQMQYEQKCLQVKKLTEELNNMKETLQTLKEENYSNKTIVDEYKNSAEVLKKELALTTEEKREIEETLLNSNATSKQKIANYECEIDRLEKDLSIANNNAQQYLEKLETTQKELDNYILKCKQEEETNICKSELVSIKKEDNDTNNISADQLDEYTEKISQLEDNLEIIERLKHDIDQLNTNLETCQVEKNCIQKALDENNKKLLEFESRLEETTFKEQEKDTEIAALQKELKRMIQKSENAEKNDDMMEAELKSAINELTQTKETLFQKEQHLKELKIRLENSERNAKLFNLLEQNAKERQVDNERLRNLNDELRTNLTQKEREMDAFMKNRDETVTKYEALVKNQQEELDMQKREVMRYQELFRRQLTPTPNKDDYKKLQNRIKVLQDRLQKYEIDAKDKNDYDSTSEEEVSAQRQPKRRGKKTVLSKQDNIPVIELSGSESKRNTRNTALPPPETSTEKRRTRRKKLFLENESFAEVEPAVTLPTRNLRNRKK, translated from the exons ATGGAGAATACACTGGATTCGATTCGCCCATCAGAAAATCCACGAGAAGAAATGTCATATTTGTTTGGTAGAGATCCTAGTATTTTGGCATACAGCCAGAGACCGTTTCCCTCAAAGGatacaaaaaagaatttgctTTCATTGTATGAAGTAGAGGAAGATAATTTTACCAATGAAAATGTATCCGAACATTCAGAATCGCAGACCTTGCAAACTATTAAGGTGTACCTTAGACTCAAACCATTCCCAAAGAAGCTGAAGTTGACAGAGGAGCAGCAAGAGGCTTACAAAATCATAAATTCCACAACTCTGCTCACGAAGCTACCAATATTGGATAATAATGGGAGTTCCAAACAATCCAAAAGTAATGAGACTGTAAAGGGccgaaaatttactttttcccAAACATTTGGGCCAGAGACCACTCAGTTGGAGTTATTTGAGCAAACGGTACAGCAGCAAATGATCGATTTCTTGGCTGGGCAAAATTGTACTATAATGACATATG GTACTACAAATTCTGGAAAGTCATACACTTTACAAGGGACTGCTACTTCACCTGGACTTATACCACGTGCACTGGAATTTGTGTTTAACAATATTACAACAAGACCAAATCCATTTTATAAACCTTTGCATTATAGTGATGTGGTCAATCTTAACGCACTTGAACGTGCGCAGGAGCTTGAAGCAAAAACTAAATTGCTAACATTCAGTTCCGTGGATAAACATCAGTACATGAATACTTACAAGGAAAtgcaaaaattgttacaaGAGGAATCAATTCGTCCCAGTCAATGCTATGACGCTCATTACTCAGTTTGGGTTTCATTTGCTGAAATCTATAATGAAATTGTATACGATTTGTTGTCAAATGAATGCcagaaaaagagaataccTTTAAAATTGGGAGCGGATTCTAATGGCAGAGCATTTATCAGAGGTTTAAAGACTATTTATGTTAATTCGGCGGCAGAAGCTTACCAAATTTTTATGGCAGggcaatataatttaaaaatagccGCAACTGCGTTAAATGCAAAAAGTTCAAGGTCCCATTGTATATTcacaattatattgttaaaatattatgcagAAAATTTACCAGATACAGTTGAAGTGAGCAC GTTTTCATTTTGCGATCTGGCGGGCTCGGAACGTTTAAAAAAGACATTGAATATCGGGGACCGATTGAAAGAagcgcaaaatattaatactagTTTGCTGGTATTAAGCAGATGTTTGAAATCTATTCACGAAGGACAATTGACAAGAACGAAGGCAGATACTGTAGGACCATTCAGAGAATCGAAATTAACCAGATTGTTCCAACGAGCGTTATCAGGGAAGGAGCATCTGGCCTTAATAGTTAATGTTAATCCACTGCCGAATCTTTATGTAGAGACCcagaatgttctaaattttgctgctatcgcaaaaaaaattattatagaaagaaagaagcgaATACAGAAGAAATCGAAATCAAGGTTTTCTCAAATAGTCACGCAGAGTATACAAACGGTGACCGATTGGGATACCACAGAATTGGAAACTGTGGATTGGCAACCTACAGATAGCGTGGAAGAGAATGATTCCGAATACATTACTTCGGAAGAATATATGGATCTTGCAAATGAGAACGAAAGATTGAAAAAGGAGATTGCTCTTTTAAAGAATTCATCTTTAATTCAAGATCTTCAAAGCCGACATGAAATGGCCGAGAAATATATTGCGATGATAAACGAGCTTGAAATGGATTGGAAACGGCGTATAAATGATGTTGAAACCCAACACGAGACCCAACTTGAATGGACTGTGAAACAAGTTGAGGAATTTTACAAGGGAAAGTTGAATCAATTGCataggaagagaaaaagacgCAGCGATTGCAGTGATGATAGCGATGAAGACGATGACAATCTTAACTTAACTATTAAAGaagtaattaaagaaaatacacaATTGAGGGAGAAGAATGAAACTTTGAAGCAAACATTAACTGAACTTAAAGTAACGAATGAAACCTTAATTGTAGAAAAGAACAAAGCTTCTTTTGAGTTGGGATTGTCAAAGGAGGACTTGAAAGTAGCGAAAAGTCTTCTAGAAACTGCTCAAAAAGATATCTGCTCTACTCAAAatggtaatatttatataaaggaaATGACATCACAGTTACTCGCTAAAGAGGAACAAATCAAGAAGCTAAAAGAAATTCTCAATGAAGCAAAAGAAGAGTATATTACAATTACGTCTGATTTAAGACAGAAGGAACTTTGCATTGATGAGCAAGCAAAAATTACAgtagaaaatgaagaaaaaattgaagatttaGAACTACATCTTGAACAAGCTAATGTTTGTTTAATGGAAAAGACGAGAATAGTAGAGCTTCTAGAAGAAAAACTAGAACACCAAAATGAAGATAAAATCCTACAGTTGCaagaagaaattgataaattaaagaatgaaaaattagcgttaattaaatattatgaaaacaAACCAACCTCAAAAACATCTATTCAAAATGAATatgagattattataaaagaagaacTGATTACTGATGAAATATCGGAAGATTTAAGTatgattaaagaaaatacGAAAGGAAGAATGGAAAATGCAAAAGTATCTGTTGATGAAACTAAAGAAATTGATTCGAATAATTTGAATCCTACAGAAGAGACACTTCCTAAACAGATATTAGTGGATACAGGTTGTCAAGTggatataacaaataataaggATCACAACGATACTAAAAACAAGTTGGAAAAGAGTACTCAGGCTAGTGTAACAATAACCACGTTAGAAGATACTAGTAACAAAATGTTTCTGTTAAAAGAAGAAGCTATTCAGACTGATGAGATTGCGGATGACAGTGCAAAGTTACAATTGGATTCATTGACCACACAACTTCATGACATTCAAATGCAATACGAACAGAAATGTTTGCAAGTTAAGAAGTTAAcagaagaattaaataatatgaaagagACACTGCAGactttaaaagaagaaaattactCGAACAAAACTATTGTTGATGAATATAAGAATTCTGCGGAGGTACTTAAAAAGGAATTAGCACTGACCACGGAAGAGAAACGTGAAATAGAAGAGACTCTGTTGAACTCCAATGCAACTTCCAAACAAAAGATTGCAAACTATGAATGTGAAATTGATCGATTGGAAAAGGATCTCtcaattgcaaataataatgctCAACAGTATTTGGAGAAACTGGAGACGACTCAAAAAGagttagataattatatattaaaatgtaaacaaGAAGAAGAGACAAATATATGCAAATCAGAACtcgtttcaataaaaaaagaagataatgatacaaataatataagtgCCGATCAGTTAGATGAATATACAGAAAAGATATCGCAATTGGAAGATAATCTGGAAATTATAGAGAGGCTGAAACATGACATTGATCAATTAAACACAAATTTGGAAACGTGTCAAGTGGAGAAAAACTGTATACAAAAAGCGCTCGAtgagaataataagaaattgttGGAATTTGAGAGTCGATTGGAGGAAACAACTTTCAAGGAACAGGAAAAAGATACTGAAATAGCGGCCTTACAAAAAGAACTGAAACGTATGATACAGAAAAGTGAAAATGCCGAGAAAAATGACGATATGATGGAAGCAGAGTTAAAGAGCGCTATAAACGAATTGACACAGACGAAAGAGACGCTTTTCCAAAAGGAGCAGcatttaaaagaattgaaaataCGTTTAGAGAATTCTGAGAGAAATGCGAAGCTATTTAATTTGCTCGAACAGAACGCGAAGGAGCGACAGGTTGATAATGAACGGTTACGAAATCTAAACGACGAACTGAGAACCAACTTGACGCAGAAGGAACGCGAGATGGATGCGTTTATGAAGAATCGAGACGAGACAGTAACCAAGTACGAAGCTTTGGTTAAAAACCAGCAGGAAGAGTTGGATATGCAAAAAAGGGAGGTGATGAGGTACCAAGAACTATTCCGTCGGCAACTTACACCGACGCCGAATAAAGATGATTACAAGAAGTTGCAGAATCGTATAAAAGTACTCCAAGACAGGTTGCAGAAGTACGAAATTGATGCGAAGGACAAGAATGATTACGACAGCACATCAGAGGAGGAAGTTTCAGCTCAACGTCAACCGAAACGGCGAGGAAAGAAGACGGTCTTATCTAAACAGGATAATATACCGGTTATAGAGTTGTCTGGATCTGAATCAAAGCGCAACACGAGAAATACCGCATTGCCACCACCGGAAACGTCAACCGAGAAAAGACGCACTCGCAGGAAGAAGCTGTTCCTTGAAAACGAATCGTTTGCGGAAGTTGAGCCCGCCGTGACGCTACCAACTCGAAATTTGAGGAAtcgaaagaaatga
- the Tgt gene encoding queuine tRNA-ribosyltransferase catalytic subunit isoform X1 — MSRFLYKSYSTTVNVGLGRSPVEMASRKTPLVFEVLAECETTKARTGRMTLVHHYVDTPVFMPVGTQGTLKGLLPQQLEQLDCQIILGNTYHLGNRPGADILRKAGGLHKFMNWKRALLTDSGGFQMVSLLELAEITEEGVKFKSPYNESECMLTPEHSIQIQNAIGADIIMQLDDVVKSTLTGQRVEEAMHRTIRWVDRCLSAHERPDEQSIFPIVQGGLDPELRSECARQLIKREVNGYAVGGLSGGESKDDFWRMVHLSTNILPKNKPRYLMGVGFAVDLIVCSALGIDMYDCVFPTRTARFGCALVKTGQLSLRQARYKKDSRPIDESCECSTCKTYTRAYLHQIATVETVSCHLLTVHNIAFQMRLMRDIRHSIKEQRFPKFIQDYMSTVYPNKDYPTWIINALGTVNVTLL; from the exons atgTCCAGATTTTTATACAAGTCGTACTCTACGACGGTGAACGTGGGACTCGGTAGGTCGCCGGTGGAAATGGCGAGTCGGAAAACTCCGTTGGTTTTTGAGGTGCTCGCCGAGTGCGAAACCACGAAAGCCAGGACCGGCAGGATGACGCTTGTTCATCATTACGTGGATACGCCAGTATTTATGCCGGTGGGAACACAG GGAACACTAAAAGGATTGTTGCCACAGCAACTGGAGCAATTGGATTGCCAGATAATTCTTGGCAATACCTACCATCTCGGAAACAGACCT GGCGCAGATATTCTGCGTAAAGCTGGAGGTTTACACAAATTTATGAATTGGAAAAGGGCTTTGTTAACGGACTCGGGTGGTTTCCAAATGGTTTCATTATTAGAGCTAGCTGAGATAACAGAAGAAGGTGTCAAGTTTAAATCACCATACAATG AATCTGAATGCATGTTGACACCCGAACATTCCATTCAAATTCAAAATGCAATTGGAGCTGACATAATTATGCAGCTCGATGATGTCGTTAAAAGTACTTTAACCGGACAAAGAGTGGAGGAAGCAATGCAtag AACGATACGTTGGGTGGACCGTTGTTTGTCAGCACATGAAAGACCAGATGAGCAAAGTATATTTCCAATTGTACAGGGTGGTCTCGATCCTGAATTACGATCTGAATGCGCACGCCAATTGATTAAGCGAGAGGTGAACGGGTATGCTGTAGGAGGTTTGAG TGGTGGTGAGAGCAAGGATGATTTTTGGAGAATGGTCCACCTATCAACGAATATCCTTCCGAAGAATAAACCGCGGTACCTCATGGGTGTTGGATTTGCAGTGGATCTAATTGTATGCAGTGCATTAGGTATTGATATGTATGATTGCGTATTCCCGACGAGAACCGCT agGTTTGGTTGCGCGCTGGTAAAAACGGGACAGCTCAGTCTGAGGCAGGCGCGATATAAGAAAGACTCGAGACCGATAGACGAGTCGTGCGAGTGTAGTACTTGCAAGACTTACACACGTGCTTATCTGCATCAAATTGCAACTGTGGAGACGGTATCGTGTCATCTATTAACCGTTCACAATATTGCATTCCAAATGAGACTCATGCGAGACATTAGACACAGTATAAAAGAGCAAAGATTCCCTAAATTCATACAGGACTATATGTCGACAGTTTATCCCAATAAAGATTATCCAACGTGGATAATCAACGCTTTAGGGACTGTCAATGTTACTCTATTATAA
- the LOC139822672 gene encoding coiled-coil domain-containing protein 25 isoform X1: MVYYFTSEVVQPSITLFMGIDKHENEDLIKWGWPEDVWFHVDKYSSAHVYLRLRHGQMIDDIPSTVLEDAAQLVKANSIEGNKMNDIDVVYTMWSNLKKTQGMEVGQVGFHKDKDVRKIHVAKRVNTIVNRLNKTKRSEQVNFCAEREQRDRNEREDKKKLLREQKEKEKAEEKRRQEEAEIRSYNSLFNTSNMTSNTETSGYDSDDFM; this comes from the exons ATGGTTTACTATTTCACGAGTGAAG TTGTGCAACCATCCATCACATTGTTTATGGGGATTGACAAACACGAAA ATGAGGATCTTATCAAGTGGGGCTGGCCGGAAGATGTATGGTTTCATGTCGATAAGTATTCGTCTGCCCATGTGTATCTTCGACTTCGACAT gGTCAGATGATAGACGATATTCCCAGTACTGTATTAGAAGATGCCGCACAATTGGTAAAAGCAAACAGCATTGAAGGGAACAAAATGAATGACATTGATGTCGTATACACAATGTGGTCGAATTTGAAAAAGACGCAAGGTATGGAGGTTGGTCAGGTTGGCTTTCACAAGGACAAAGACGTTCGTAAGATTCATGTTGCTAAACGAGTGAACACTATCGTGAATCGCCTTAATAAGACGAAACGTTCGGAGCAAGTAAACTTCTGTGCTGAGAGAGAGCAAAGAGATAGAAACGAACGAGAAGACAAGAAGAAACTCTTGAGGgaacaaaaagagaaagaaaaggcaGAGGAAAAGAGACGTCAGGAAGAAGCAGAGATaag gAGTTACAATTCCCTGTTTAATACATCCAACATGACTTCAAACACGGAAACCAGTGGATATGATTCGGATGATTTTATGTGA